Below is a window of Fibrobacter sp. UWB11 DNA.
GGGCTCTTCTTTTCGGCTATCGCCGTAGTCCTCATCATTATTTTCGGAGATCCCCAAGATAACTACACCGCCGAATCGGCAGAAAATATTTTCTACGACCAGTTTTTCAAATTGACAACTGGTGTTAGCGATTCCATCATCATAAAGACCGATGAAGGCGATACAGCCACAATAGCAACAAGCGACCTCGGGAAATACCAGGAAGAACAAAAAAAAGAGACAATCAAAGTCCTAGGAAACAAGGATAACAACGATTCAAATATCGTTATCGTTGATATTGACGAAAAATCGTTGCAAAAACTAGGCAGCTACTACACTTGGGACAGATCCATCCATGCGCAAGTCATCAAGAATTTAAGCGAAGGCGGAGCTGCTGCAGTTGCATTCGATATTCTCTTTAAAGATGCCGACTTCGGCAAAAGAAGAGCAGAACAATGCCAAAACATTCTCACAACATTGGCCCCCGATACAAGTCACGTCAACCTTTTTTCGCAAATCCAGTCCTATTACAATTTTGATTCCATGCTCGTCGAATCCACACGCAATTCGGGAATATGCATCGTCAGTTACTTGTTGAACTTCACCTCGTACTATAAGAACAAAAGCGATTGGTACCCACTAAGCACTTGGGATCGAGCCAAAAAAGTCGGTTTCTCGTCTACATTCCAATTAAACCAAGCCGATAAGCCCGAAGAGATTGAATCACGCCAACTTCTCGACAACATTTTCCCAGAACTCGCTCAAGCCGGAGCTCGTCTTGGAGCCGTAAACGCTTACCCCGATAACGACGGAACCATTCGTCGAATCAACATGTTGTACAAATTCCCAGATGTCGAAAATGAAAAGCTCGCCCCACAGCGCATTTATTCGACGCTTTCATTGATGACCATATTGCACCTTTTCCACAAGAATCCCAAAGATGTTAAAATCAAAATGGGGCAATACATTGACATCGGAAAACCGTTCGGGATTTACCGCGATTCCATCGGCGAATTCCACACGACATATCCAAACTTTACATACCCCATGTTTATCGGCTTGCGCGACAAGATGAAAGAAATTAAAGAAAGCGGGGTGCAAAAAATAAGTCTCGTCGAAACATCATCAAAAATTACCGCAAAGAGAAACAATAACGGACACATCGTTTTTGATTTCTTTGTCGATGATGACCAACATGCAAACGACACGCTCTCAAGAATTTTACGAAAACTTTCAGAAGACATTTTTGAAAAAGTAAATGAAAGCGAATCCGTTGATTTAGGTCATGGATTTGCAATGAAAAAAAGCGAAGATGACGAAAACATTTACATCATCACGGATAAAGAAGATAACGAAATCAGTATTACGCCAAGCGTTCTCAAGACAATTCATTTTTACGAACCCAGCTACCGCAAAATCAGAATCGGTGAGCACAAGCATTTGTCTCACTACATGAATATAAGTTACAACAAGGCAAAAAATGAATGGTCCGCTTCATTCAGCTTTTTCACGAATAGAATCCTGAACGAAATTTCTAGCGTTACCGATGCGCAAATCAACAATCTAAAGCCCGGCGAAGAACTCCGATTTGGCCCATACAAGCGCATTCCCATTGACAAGCACGGCAAATATCTTATTAAGTACAAAGGTCGATTCAACCTCATTTCGCCAGAAGCAAGAACTTTCAAGCATGTATCCTATTATGATGTTTACAAGGATTCTACAAATATCGACCAACACGCCGGAAAAACGTTTATTCTCGGTTCCTCCGTTTCTGCACTTCTTGATATTGTAAATGGCCCCCACGAAGAAAATCTCCCAGCCATTCTCGTCCATGCCAACATTATAAAGAACATTCTCGAAGACGAATACTTAACGATTTTAAAAGAAGATTACCAATGCTACATAGTCATCTTAATCGCTATTATCTGTATGCTCATCGGGCTTTACTGCAGTAGCATTATATCACTAATTTCGGCAGTCATCATAATCATTCTTTATACATTATCAGCCTACATTTGTTTCAAGCACAACATCTACATCGGGGTATCAAGGCCACTACTCACAATAATTGTGACAAACACCTTTGCCATGGTCGTGCAAGCATTTTTTGAAAATAGAGAAAAGAAATTTATTACAAATTCTTTCAAGCAGTACATGGCTCCGGAACTCATCGATGAAATTGTCGATAGCGGAGACATGCCGCAACTCGGCGGTGAAGAATCCGTTATTACCGCATACTTTACCGACATTCAAGGATTCTCGACTTTTTCCGAACAGATTGGCAGTGCAAGCAAACTCGTTGAACTGTTGAACGAATACCTGACTGCAATGACCGACGTGCTTACGGTCAAAAACAAAGGCGCTCTCGACAAATACGAAGGAGACGCCATCATCGCCTTCTTTGGAGCTCGATGGGAAAAGAAGATTAAGGACCTTGATGACCCCGCCATGCGCGCCTGCGAAACGGCTCTCGACATGCAACGCGAGCTATTGAGGCTCCGCAAAAAATGGATTAGCGAAGGTAAAAAATGGCCCAAGGTTGTACACGAGATGCACATGAGAATCGGTATCAACACAGGTTACATAGTGACGGGTAACATGGGTTCCAACATGCGCAAGAACTTCACCATGATGGGTGACGAAGTGAACCTCGCCGCTCGCCTAGAAAGTGTCGCAAAGCAATACGGCGCGTACATTCATGTATGCAAGAATACAGTCGATCAACTTGTGGAGCAAGGTACAAACGGCAAATACATCTACCGCTCACTTGACTTTATCCGCGTTGTCGGTAAAGATAAGCCGGTCGAGACATTCGAATTTTTGGCCTACGCAAACGATGACAATGCAATGGTTTTGAATAAGCTTGTTTCAATTTGGGAACAAGCTCGTGGAGCATACCTTGCCATGGAATGGGACAAGGCAATCGAGCTCTTTACCCAATGTTTGGAATTTGAGCCGCATTTACCGGAGCGCGATCCCGGAAGCAAGACATGCCCAAGCCTAGTCTATATCAACCGCTGTACCGCCTATAAACAAAAACCGCCCACAATCGCGGGCGATAAATGGGACGGTGTGTTTACTGCTACTGAGAAGTAACTAGTTCAATTCCATATTGTCAATAAGGCGCGTCTTGCCGAAGAATGCGGCAGCCAAGATAACAGCTTTATCTTCGCCCAAGGCGCCATTGCACTTCTGCAAAGTTTTCTGGCTTGCGACTTCGACATACTGAACGACGCCGCGAGCAGCCACGATGGACTTCACGACAATGTCACGAATTTTCGAAACGCTGCGTTCACCCGCTTCGTAAGCAGCCTTAGCAGCCTTCAAACCATTGTAAATGCCAAGAGCCTGAGCGCGTTCTTCGTCGGTCAAGTATTCGTTACGGCTAGAACGAGCAAGGCCGCTTTCTTCACGAACAATCTTCACGCGGTGAATCTTGATGTTAAAGTTCAAATCCTTCACCATCTTTTCGATCAAGAACACCTGCTGGTAATCCTTTTCGCCAAAGAAGGCATCGTTTGCACCCGAAATCAGGAACAACTTGGAAACGACCGTCAACACGCCACGGAAGTGTCCCGGGCGGTAAGCACCGCAATACATCGATTCGAGTTGTTCATCACGAACAAGCGTCATCGGATCGCCATCAGGGTACATTTCTGCGACAGACGGAGCAAAAACAAAGTCGGCACCTATCGATTCCGCAAGTTTTGCATCGGCTTCCAAGCGCTTGGGATACTTGTCCAAATCCTCGTTCTTACCGAACTGGATAGGGTTTAAAAACACACTTACAACAGTCACATCGCACTCGCTCACGGAAGCCTTGATAAGAGCGCCATGACCTTCATGGAGTGCACCCATCGTTGGAACGAGACCGATTCTTTTCCCTTCTTTCGCAAGAGGTGCAAGCGTTTGACGTAGGGAATCGATAGACTTAATTATCTGCATGATTAGATACCTTCTGGAACAAAATAAGTCGTTTGACTTGGGCAGGACGCAATCGCGTTCAATACCATTTGCAAATGGCTTTCGTTATGAACAAAATCAATATTATCAGTGTTGATTATCAGCACAGGAGCGTCGGTATAATGCCAAAAATGATGGTCGTAGCGGTCCTGCAAATCGCTCAGGTAGTTACCGTCAATGGTCTTTTCCATCGCGCGGCCACGGCCCCTGATGCGTTTCAAAAGTGTAGAAACACTCGCCTGCAAATAGACAACGTAGTCCGGCTTGCGGATATCGTGGTTCAAGGCGTTCGACACTTGGTCATACATTGTAAGTTCGTTTTCGGTGAGGTTCTGCGAGGCAAAGATGCGGTCTTTGTCGAACGTATAATCGCTCACCAGCAAATCGTGGAACAAGTCACTCTGCAGCGCAGAATTCTGAAGTTGCTTAAAACGGTCAAGCAAAAAGAACAACTGCGTCTGGAAGGCGTACGCCGAGCGGTTCTCGTAAAATTTGGGCAAGAACGGATTGTCAGCAAAATTTTCTTCGATAAACATCGCGTTCCAGCGTTCACAAATGGCGCGCGCAAGCGAAGTCTTACCAACGCCAATCACACCTTCAATTGCCATAAAATGAATGTTCTTGTCTGCAAGCAT
It encodes the following:
- a CDS encoding CHASE2 domain-containing protein, producing the protein MNQKNLKFLKKLISGLFFSAIAVVLIIIFGDPQDNYTAESAENIFYDQFFKLTTGVSDSIIIKTDEGDTATIATSDLGKYQEEQKKETIKVLGNKDNNDSNIVIVDIDEKSLQKLGSYYTWDRSIHAQVIKNLSEGGAAAVAFDILFKDADFGKRRAEQCQNILTTLAPDTSHVNLFSQIQSYYNFDSMLVESTRNSGICIVSYLLNFTSYYKNKSDWYPLSTWDRAKKVGFSSTFQLNQADKPEEIESRQLLDNIFPELAQAGARLGAVNAYPDNDGTIRRINMLYKFPDVENEKLAPQRIYSTLSLMTILHLFHKNPKDVKIKMGQYIDIGKPFGIYRDSIGEFHTTYPNFTYPMFIGLRDKMKEIKESGVQKISLVETSSKITAKRNNNGHIVFDFFVDDDQHANDTLSRILRKLSEDIFEKVNESESVDLGHGFAMKKSEDDENIYIITDKEDNEISITPSVLKTIHFYEPSYRKIRIGEHKHLSHYMNISYNKAKNEWSASFSFFTNRILNEISSVTDAQINNLKPGEELRFGPYKRIPIDKHGKYLIKYKGRFNLISPEARTFKHVSYYDVYKDSTNIDQHAGKTFILGSSVSALLDIVNGPHEENLPAILVHANIIKNILEDEYLTILKEDYQCYIVILIAIICMLIGLYCSSIISLISAVIIIILYTLSAYICFKHNIYIGVSRPLLTIIVTNTFAMVVQAFFENREKKFITNSFKQYMAPELIDEIVDSGDMPQLGGEESVITAYFTDIQGFSTFSEQIGSASKLVELLNEYLTAMTDVLTVKNKGALDKYEGDAIIAFFGARWEKKIKDLDDPAMRACETALDMQRELLRLRKKWISEGKKWPKVVHEMHMRIGINTGYIVTGNMGSNMRKNFTMMGDEVNLAARLESVAKQYGAYIHVCKNTVDQLVEQGTNGKYIYRSLDFIRVVGKDKPVETFEFLAYANDDNAMVLNKLVSIWEQARGAYLAMEWDKAIELFTQCLEFEPHLPERDPGSKTCPSLVYINRCTAYKQKPPTIAGDKWDGVFTATEK
- the panC gene encoding pantoate--beta-alanine ligase → MQIIKSIDSLRQTLAPLAKEGKRIGLVPTMGALHEGHGALIKASVSECDVTVVSVFLNPIQFGKNEDLDKYPKRLEADAKLAESIGADFVFAPSVAEMYPDGDPMTLVRDEQLESMYCGAYRPGHFRGVLTVVSKLFLISGANDAFFGEKDYQQVFLIEKMVKDLNFNIKIHRVKIVREESGLARSSRNEYLTDEERAQALGIYNGLKAAKAAYEAGERSVSKIRDIVVKSIVAARGVVQYVEVASQKTLQKCNGALGEDKAVILAAAFFGKTRLIDNMELN
- a CDS encoding deoxynucleoside kinase; protein product: MLADKNIHFMAIEGVIGVGKTSLARAICERWNAMFIEENFADNPFLPKFYENRSAYAFQTQLFFLLDRFKQLQNSALQSDLFHDLLVSDYTFDKDRIFASQNLTENELTMYDQVSNALNHDIRKPDYVVYLQASVSTLLKRIRGRGRAMEKTIDGNYLSDLQDRYDHHFWHYTDAPVLIINTDNIDFVHNESHLQMVLNAIASCPSQTTYFVPEGI